A genome region from Danaus plexippus unplaced genomic scaffold, MEX_DaPlex mxdp_43, whole genome shotgun sequence includes the following:
- the LOC133320655 gene encoding uncharacterized protein C05D11.13-like yields MKVARLNETFPQAELRRLKQAEREAAQRAAETPEQSQDRRRQHAEYLASQRAAETPEQSQARRQQNAEYLASQRASETPEQSQARRLQQATYIGSQRATETVEAAEARRCAVAERAQQRRLIFTRNAWGI; encoded by the coding sequence ATGAAAGTAGCTAGACTTAACGAGACGTTTCCACAAGCCGAACTGCGAAGGCTTAAACAAGCAGAGCGTGAGGCAGCTCAAAGAGCTGCTGAGACACCAGAGCAGTCCCAAGATAGACGTCGACAGCATGCTGAGTATCTAGCATCTCAACGGGCTGCAGAGACACCCGAACAGTCTCAAGCTCGACGTCAACAGAACGCTGAATATCTGGCATCTCAACGGGCTTCTGAGACACCCGAACAGTCTCAAGCTCGGCGTCTTCAGCAAGCGACTTACATAGGGTCCCAAAGAGCTACTGAAACTGTTGAAGCTGCTGAAGCTCGCAGATGCGCTGTTGCTGAAAGGGCACAACAGCGacgattaatatttacaagaaacGCGTGGGGTATTTGA
- the LOC133320656 gene encoding uncharacterized protein LOC133320656 — protein sequence MIHGPCGALNPSSPCMKEGKCTKKYPRALLKDTQTNDKGYPLYRRRTPGDGGRTITLKTRGGTQEVLVDNSWIVPYSPLLSKIYNCHINVEFCNTVQAIKYICKYINKGSDQAIFNIRQQGNVNIDPRDEVQTYRAGRYVSSNEAAWRILGLPLHERHPTVTHLAVHLPNGQRIYFTENNFRERMAAPPKTTLTAFFLLCQNDAFAKTLLYVDVPRYYTWNVSSKEWKRRLQGTPVDGWPGVKAGDALGRIYTVHVSNFECYCLRMLLNVVQGPTSFLDLKTVDGQELQTFRQACEKLGLLEDDNHWDATMEEAVLCRSPSQIRELFAILICTCGLSNPLQLWDKYKSALSEDILQRFERMDQVNNDLCFNEALRHIEDKIITISGKKLSDFGMPTPERRGELSTDLIKELSYDIALLDAQVSETEPRLLPEQKNIYNKILQRVELDKGGLFFLDAPGGTGKTFLLNLLLAKIRKDRKVALAVASSGIAATLLSGGRTAHSVFKLPLNLASEETPTCNISKSSARGALLQQCMLIVWDECTMSHKRAIEALDRCLQDIHSNRKLMGGVVVLLAGDFRQTLPIIERGTAADEINACLKASYLWSKVEKLYLTTNMRVQLFSDVESGAYAQKLLEIGEGHLNTDQVGMVLFTQQFCHAVETENELIEQVFPNLQQNILDENWLCERTILAPKNQIVAKINKTSWPK from the coding sequence ATGATTCACGGTCCCTGTGGTGCACTAAATCCGTCATCACCATGCATGAAAGAAGGAAAATGCACCAAAAAGTATCCAAGGGCGCTTTTGAAAGATACTCAAACTAACGACAAAGGCTATCCTTTGTACAGGCGTAGAACACCAGGAGATGGCGGCCGTACGATAACTCTAAAAACCCGAGGTGGAACACAGGAAGTATTGGTTGACAATAGCTGGATTGTCCCATATTCTCCTCTTCtgtctaaaatttataactgtcaCATAAATGTAGAGTTCTGCAATACGGTACAggcgataaaatatatttgtaaatatataaacaaaggcAGCGACCAGgctatttttaacattcgaCAGCAAGGGAATGTTAATATTGACCCGAGAGATGAGGTGCAAACGTATCGAGCCGGTAGATATGTTAGTAGTAACGAAGCAGCGTGGCGGATCTTGGGTCTGCCTCTGCATGAAAGACACCCAACAGTCACTCACCTTGCGGTTCATCTGCCTAATGGTCAGCGGATTTACTTcactgaaaacaattttagagaGAGAATGGCCGCACCACCTAAGACGACACTAACTGCATTTTTCCTGCTTTGCCAAAATGACGCATTtgcaaaaacattactttatgtTGACGTACCCCGCTACTATACATGGAACGTGTCGTCGAAAGAATGGAAACGTCGTTTACAAGGCACACCTGTCGACGGCTGGCCAGGTGTGAAGGCAGGAGATGCTCTTGGGCGCATTTACACAGTGCATGTTAGTAACTTCGAATGTTACTGTTTGCGAATGCTGCTGAATGTAGTACAGGGCCCCACTAGCTTTTTGGATCTTAAAACAGTTGACGGCCAAGAACTTCAAACTTTTCGACAAGCGTGTGAGAAGTTGGGGTTGTTGGAAGATGACAACCACTGGGATGCCACAATGGAAGAGGCAGTGCTGTGTCGCTCTCCTTCGCAAATAAGAGAACTATTTGCAATATTGATATGCACTTGCGGTTTATCCAATCCTCTTCAACTATGGGATAAGTATAAATCTGCATTATCGGAGGATATCTTGCAAAGATTTGAAAGGATGGATCAAGTCAACAATGATCTATGTTTCAATGAAGCACTGAGACATATAGAggacaaaataataacgattTCCGGTAAGAAATTGTCTGACTTCGGTATGCCTACACCAGAGCGTCGAGGAGAGTTGTCGACCGATTTGATCAAAGAGCTAAGCTACGATATTGCTTTATTAGACGCTCAGGTCAGCGAAACTGAACCACGCCTGCTACccgaacaaaaaaacatttataacaaaatattacaacgaGTTGAGCTTGACAAAGGCGGCCTTTTCTTTCTTGACGCCCCGGGCGGTAcaggtaaaacatttttgcttaATTTGCTTCTAGCAAAAATTCGTAAGGACCGTAAAGTTGCATTAGCGGTGGCTTCCTCTGGGATCGCTGCAACATTGCTGAGCGGTGGACGAACGGCACATtcggtttttaaattacctctTAATCTGGCGAGCGAAGAAACCCCAACGTGCAACATCAGTAAGAGCAGTGCCCGTGGCGCCCTCTTGCAACAATGTATGCTGATCGTGTGGGACGAGTGCACTATGTCACACAAACGCGCCATTGAGGCGCTTGATCGCTGTCTACAAGATATTCACAGCAATCGAAAGTTGATGGGTGGTGTGGTAGTGTTATTGGCAGGGGATTTTAGACAGACTTTACCTATTATCGAGAGAGGCACTGCAGCAGATGAAATTAACGCATGTCTAAAAGCCTCATATCTGTGGTCTAAAGTTGAAAAGCTTTATCTTACCACTAACATGCGAGTCCAGTTATTCAGCGATGTCGAATCAGGAGCATATGCTCAAAAACTGCTAGAAATTGGTGAAGGCCACCTAAACACCGACCAAGTAGGTATGGTTCTTTTCACACAGCAATTTTGTCATGCTGTGGAGACAGAAAACGAACTTATTGAACAAGTTTTTCCGAATctgcaacaaaatattcttgacGAAAATTGGTTGTGTGAAAGAACCATATTGGCACCAAAAAATCAGATTGttgcgaaaataaataaaacatcttgGCCGAAATAA